A single region of the Malaclemys terrapin pileata isolate rMalTer1 chromosome 2, rMalTer1.hap1, whole genome shotgun sequence genome encodes:
- the HTR5A gene encoding 5-hydroxytryptamine receptor 5A, giving the protein MDGPLNLSATPWVAAANRSGGGGPPAALPGRAPLSVFGVLLLTLLALLAAATFLWNVLVLATILRVRAFHRVPHNLVASMAVSDVMVAALVMPLSLVHELAGRRWQLGRALCHVWIAFDVLCCTASIWNVTAIALDRYWSLSRHLEYTLRARRCISNAMIALTWALSAVIALAPLLFGWGETYSEGNQECQVSQEPSYTVFSTFGAFYLPLCVVLFVYWKIYKAAKFRIGSRKSNSITPIAPEGLEVKEASQQSQMVFTVRHATVTFQTDGDTWREQKEKKAVLMVGILIGVFVLCWIPFFITELINPLCSCDIPPIWKSIFLWLGYSNSFFNPLIYTAFNKNYNNAFRNLFSRQH; this is encoded by the exons ATGGACGGGCCCCTGAACCTCTCCGCCACCCCGTGGGTAGCAGCGGCCAACCGGAgcggcggcgggggccccccggcggccctgcccgGCCGGGCCCCGCTGTCGGTGTTCGGCGTCCTGCTGCTCACCCTGCTGGCGCTGCTGGCCGCCGCCACCTTCCTGTGGAACGTGCTGGTGCTGGCCACCATCCTGCGGGTGCGCGCCTTCCACCGCGTGCCCCACAACCTGGTGGCCTCCATGGCCGTCTCGGACGTGATGGTGGCGGCGCTGGTCATGCCCCTCAGCCTGGTGCACGAGCTGGCCGGGCGGCGCTGGCAGCTGGGCCGGGCGCTGTGCCACGTGTGGATCGCCTTCGACGTGCTGTGCTGCACGGCCAGCATCTGGAACGTGACGGCCATCGCCCTGGACCGCTACTGGTCCCTCAGCCGCCACCTGGAGTACACCCTGCGCGCCCGCCGCTGCATCTCCAATGCCATGATCGCCCTCACCTGGGCCCTCTCCGCCGTCATTGCCCTGGCCCCGCTGCTCTTCGGCTGGGGCGAGACCTACTCCGAGGGCAACCAGGAGTGCCAGGTCAGCCAGGAACCTTCCTACACGGTCTTCTCCACCTTCGGCGCCTTCTACCTGCCACTCTGCGTCGTGCTGTTTGTCTACTGGAAGATCTACAAGGCGGCCAAGTTTCGCATCGGATCCCGGAAGAGCAACTCCATCACCCCCATCGCCCCTGAAGGGCTAGAG GTGAAGGAGGCCTCCCAACAATCCCAGATGGTCTTCACAGTCCGCCACGCCACTGTTACCTTCCAGACCGATGGAGACACGTGGAGAGAACAGAAGGAGAAGAAAGCTGTCCTCATGGTGGGCATCCTTATTGGGGTCTTCGTACTATGCTGGATCCCCTTCTTCATCACTGAACTCATCAACCCTCTCTGCTCCTGTGACATCCCACCCATTTGGAAAAGTATTTTTCTATGGCTCGGCTATTCTAATTCCTTTTTTAATCCACTGATCTATACAGCTTTCAACAAAAACTACAACAATGCCTTCAGGAACCTGTTTTCCAGACAGCACTGA